The following are from one region of the Pochonia chlamydosporia 170 chromosome Unknown PCv3seq00041, whole genome shotgun sequence genome:
- a CDS encoding RNase H domain protein (similar to Beauveria bassiana ARSEF 2860 XP_008603314.1) — protein sequence MSPGSFEYSSASPVNSPRTTAQYNSTMLSHLHVIDDSDADDGIGHVVDDSESDDGSGYVVDDSDSDDSIGPVELPDGRLVCRPHGLTFCPYCCVDFSFMEELLEDPEERLERETNELYEQLSDEMQADIDARWVPPEGLQTVQHTMETMEPKLASTSSIQPHHRNLAAAPSDEAQDVSFPPSSIRPIPPVARFIRRDDSEQLLIYADGACLNNGQPNPKAGWAFVFKPDTNQPSGIVSARLEKKGPFGDAFAQTSNRAELRAVLAALRFRHWRGEGFSTLVFATDSEYVAEGATSWIRGWVRNGWKTSTGADVKNKDMCEVLLGEVERWDDEGLKIQFWRIPRTLNGMADSAAKQAARKVEDPDDYRDVLGVLT from the exons TGTCCCCTGGCTCCTTCGAATATTCCAGTGCCTCTCCCGTCAACTCGCCTCGGACAACAGCTCAGTACAACTCCACTATGCTTTCACATCTCCACGTCATTGACGActctgatgctgatgacgGCATTGGACACGTTGTTGATGACTCTGAGAGTGATGACGGCAGTGGATACGTTGTTGATGACTCTGATAGTGATGACAGCATTGGACCCGTTGAGCTACCCGATGGCCGCCTGGTCTGTCGCCCCCACGGCTTGACATTTTGCCCATACTGTTGCGTCGACTTTAGTTTCATGGAGGAGCTGTTGGAAGACCCAGAGGAACGGCTGGAGCGCGAGACGAACGAACTTTATGAGCAATTGAGCGATGAAATGCAGGCCGACATTGATGCGCGATGGGTTCCCCCAGAAGGCTTGCAGACGGTCCAGCATACCATGGAAACAATGGAACCAAAACTGGCTTCCACATCATCGATACAGCCGCATCATCGGAACCTTGCGGCCGCACCATCAGACGAGGCACAGGACGTGTCTTTCCCACCAAGTTCAATCCGCC CTATCCCGCCCGTTGCTCGATTCATCCGCCGCGACGATTCGGAACAATTACTGATCTATGCCGATGGTGCCTGTCTCAACAATGGACAGCCCAACCCAAAGGCTGGATGGGCATTCGTCTTCAAGCCCGATACTAACCAGCCGTCTGGGATTGTGTCTGCCCGCCTTGAGAAGAAAGGACCCTTCGGAGACGCATTCGCCCAGACCAGCAACCGGGCTGAGCTACGAGCTGTGCTTGCTGCTCTCCGATTCCGGCACTGGCGAGGCGAGGGGTTCTCGACGTTAGTTTTCGCTACGGACTCCGAATATGTGGCAGAAGGGGCCACGTCGTGGATTCGCGGCTGGGTGCGGAATGGATGGAAAACGAGCACGGGCGCTGATGTCAAGAACAAGGATATGTGTGAGGTACTGCTTGGGGAGGTTGAGCGgtgggatgatgagggcTTGAAGATTCAATTCTGGAGAATTCCCCGAACGCTGAACGGGATGGCGGACAGCGCGGCGAAGCAAGCTGCAAGGAAGGTGGAAGATCCGGATGATTACCGTGATGTTTTGGGTGTCCTCACATAG